GGGCGACGACGAACGCGTGACACGTGGAATCCGGGAGCCCTCTGACGGACGCCTCCCGAGTCGCTCACTTGGTGCGATCGAGGTAAAAGCCGACCGCGGCCATCAGGAAGACGAACGCCACGAGCAGGCCGACGATAGCCATCGCGCCGGCTTCCGGCAGCGAGTCGCCGCCGTCGTAAAAGATCCCGACCCCGACCAGCGCAGCGAGAAACACGGCGACAGCGGAGATCGAAACGATCGTCTTCCGACGCACCTCCTCGTCGATTTCCATAC
The Halalkaliarchaeum desulfuricum DNA segment above includes these coding regions:
- a CDS encoding DUF7472 family protein, whose protein sequence is MEIDEEVRRKTIVSISAVAVFLAALVGVGIFYDGGDSLPEAGAMAIVGLLVAFVFLMAAVGFYLDRTK